In Magnolia sinica isolate HGM2019 chromosome 12, MsV1, whole genome shotgun sequence, a single genomic region encodes these proteins:
- the LOC131220101 gene encoding disease resistance protein SUMM2-like, with protein sequence MAAILAILGIVVTPVTEAGKALVATIKRQASYLLCYRSNVDDLSKEVENLARTRNDVQGMVAADRRNGQVITDDIQKWLEKVEVVKEDAKSLNGQVKESIGCFNLRSRYRLGKEAKKKMDDVRSLQTEAKSSIVSYTPKPPTMESLPVRDFMPLESTEFSMNQVMDALKDDNINMIGVYGMGGVGKTTLMKQVAKRVESEGLFQKAIIVQKPKLKKIQREIAEQLGLKLKEESQVVRAGKLLERWKQELSNNKKILLIFDNLWERLELDDVGIPLEWNDSGCKIAFTTRSEEVCGDMKSQAKILVNVLSKEDAWDLFKEKAGDAVESPELHAVARKVVEECGCLPLAIVTVGMALYEKDKKVWDDALIQLQSSNPTNIKGMDKKVFSSLEMSYNYLESKEAQLCFLFCCLFPKGYSVSENEMRIYGTGEDLFKDVNTLEEASCRVHILFDKLKASCLLLEGDRLNSVKMHDVVRDVALSIASRSEHGFWVKANVGLKEWPEIGNVQECKRISLTDNEISILPDQIDCPWLLTLLLTMNRSLKEIPNDFFQWMNSLKVLDLCDIGISKLPPSVEGLKTLRTLRLDGCRRLKDVTLIGGLKKLEILCLQKTGIHELTEKMGELENLKLLDLRDTSLQMIAPNVISKMTRLEELHMGNSFSKWEVLGNGDARQASLIEVASLSRLTVLYIHVENVECLAQDIPGPWKNLKKFCICVGRDYTNSKAARSIKIETSPSSIGNWVVVLFKRTNELELVRCGGTENLMPSHELSFNHLKILIIKECGEMEHFVSVEEGAEPPRNVFKHLNKLSLDELMNLKMFCQGPLPASSLQNLRKLNISGCNKLINILPSDLPQNLEKLKISRCDELVEVFHFQGTSKEDALLSKLRKLQLYNLPELTSICKGVVPPLGSLHHLEDLSVEDCKRLRYLVSPALAQRLQQLKLLHIKGCEKMEKLIGVEVEGSTTASLSSSSGSRQSELTCLPHSLPHGRMFHNLQELIISECNGLHNLFSLSVAQGLLQLNFLRVDGCRRMKTIIAKEADDEVVDQGMLPRLTVLILLGLEQLTSFYQGVGVLFDWPSLEYLTVKECQNCQNFKKIQMGPHSAPNLKVIFSTKEWLEEVEWEDESLKARIQPLLSTCRMRGLQAAGRLFIFTTCVSAPQELERFSTLLISLFYIYLSEFYIVMVPDLLSFSPKTVKKKIYAVTRGSMILHGSTSIIPFAKQILQFPPVGANIIFLQ encoded by the exons ATGGCTGCAATCTTGGCAATCTTGGGGATCGTGGTTACACCGGTTACAGAAGCCGGAAAAGCTTTAGTGGCTACCATAAAGCGCCAGGCCAGTTATCTCCTTTGCTATAGAAGTAATGTCGATGATCTTAGCAAAGAAGTTGAAAACTTGGCAAGGACAAGAAATGACGTACAGGGAATGGTGGCTGCAGATCGTCGGAATGGGCAAGTGATCACTGACGATATTCAGAAATGGTTAGAAAAGGTAGAAGTTGTCAAAGAAGATGCAAAGAGTTTGAATGGTCAAGTTAAAGAGAGCATAGGCTGTTTCAACTTGCGCTCACGTTACCGTCTAGGTaaagaagcaaaaaagaagatgGATGATGTTCGTAGTCTCCAAACAGAGGCGAAATCTAGTATTGTATCATACACTCCGAAGCCTCCTACCATGGAATCCTTGCCTGTTAGGGACTTTATGCCTCTTGAATCCACAGAATTTTCTATGAATCAAGTCATGGATGCACTAAAGGATGACAACATCAACATGATTGGGGTTTATGGCATGGGGGGTGTGGGCAAGACAACCTTGATGAAACAAGTGGCCAAAAGGGTGGAAAGTGAAGGACTTTTTCAAAAGGCGATCATAGTCCAGAAACCTAAATTGAAGAAGATTCAACGCGAGATTGCAGAACAATTGGGACTGAAACTCAAGGAAGAGAGTCAAGTAGTAAGAGCAGGGAAGTTGCTGGAGAGATGGAAGCAAGAGCTGTCGAATAACAAGAAGATCCTTTTAATTTTCGATAATCTATGGGAAAGGTTGGAGCTAGACGATGTAGGGATCCCTTTGGAATGGAATGATAGTGGTTGTAAGATTGCATTTACTACACGAAGTGAGGAAGTATGCGGTGACATGAAGAGCCAGGCAAAGATCCTAGTCAATGTATTATCGAAAGAAGATGCATGGGATCTATTCAAAGAAAAGGCGGGTGATGCTGTTGAGTCTCCTGAATTGCATGCTGTGGCAAGAAAAGTTGTTGAGGAATGTGGGTGCTTGCCTCTAGCGATAGTCACAGTAGGAATGGCATTATATGAGAAGGATAAAAAAGTATGGGATGATGCACTAATACAATTACAAAGCTCTAATCCTACAAATATCAAGGGTATGGATAAAAAGGTGTTCTCTTCTTTGGAGATGAGTTACAATTACTTAGAAAGTAAGGAGGCCCAGTTGTGCTTCTTGTTTTGCTGTTTATTTCCAAAAGGTTATTCTGTTTCTGAGAATGAGATGAGAATATATGGAACTGGGGAAGATCTTTTCAAGGATGTTAATACATTGGAGGAAGCATCATGTAGAGTTCACATCTTGTTTGACAAACTTAAGGCTTCTTGCTTGTTGTTAGAGGGAGATAGACTAAATTCAGTAAAAATGCATGATGTCGTCCGAGATGTAGCCTTATCAATAGCATCAAGATCTGAACATGGGTTTTGGGTAAAGGCCAATGTAGGTTTGAAAGAGTGGCCAGAGATTGGAAATGTCCAGGAATGTAAGAGAATTTCATTAACAGACAATGAAATTAGTATACTTCCTGATCAAATTGATTGTCCTTGGCTCCTAACCTTGCTTTTGACAATGAATCGTTCTTTGAAAGAGATTCCGAACGATTTCTTTCAATGGATGAATTCCCTTAAGGTTTTGGATCTATGTGACATTGGTATCTCAAAATTGCCCCCATCAGTGGAGGGCCTAAAAACCCTGCGGACGCTGCGATTAGATGGATGTCGAAGGTTAAAGGACGTAACTCTCATTGGTGGATTGAAGAAGCTAGAAATACTTTGTCTACAAAAAACTGGCATCCATGAACTGACGGAAAAAATGGGTGAGTTAGAAAATCTAAAGCTCTTGGATTTGAGGGATACTTCTCTTCAAATGATAGCACCGAATGTTATATCAAAGATGACTCGTTTAGAGGAATTGCACATGGGCAATAGCTTTAGTAAGTGGGAAGTTTTGGGAAATGGAGATGCAAGACAAGCTAGCTTAATTGAAGTGGCATCCTTGTCTCGGCTGACCGTTTTATACATCCATGTGGAAAATGTCGAATGCTTGGCTCAGGACATCCCTGGTCCATGGAAAAACCTGAAGAAATTCTGCATATGTGTGGGTAGAGATTACACAAACAGCAAAGCAGCAAGGAGTATAAAAATCGAGACTTCACCAAGTTCAATTGGAAATTGGGTTGTGGTACTGTTTAAGAGAACAAACGAGCTAGAATTAGTGCGTTGTGGGGGAACCGAGAATCTCATGCCGTCGCATGAACTAAGTTTCAACCACTTAAAGATCCTCATTATCAAAGAATGTGGTGAAATGGAACATTTTGTAAGTGTGGAAGAAGGAGCAGAGCCTCCACGAAATGTATTCAAGCATTTGAATAAGTTGTCACTAGATGAGTTAATGAATCTAAAGATGTTCTGCCAGGGCCCACTTCCAGCCAGTTCCCTCCAAAACCTGAGAAAGCTTAACATATCCGGTTGTAATAAATTAATCAATATCTTGCCATCTGATCTGCCGCAGAATCTGGAGAAACTCAAAATAAGTCGGTGTGATGAGTTGGTGGAAGTCTTTCACTTCCAGGGGACCTCAAAAGAAGATGCTCTGCTTTCAAAATTAAGGAAACTCCAATTGTATAATCTACCAGAACTGACAAGTATTTGTAAGGGGGTTGTACCTCCTCTTGGTAGCCTCCACCATTTAGAGGACCTAAGTGTTGAAGATTGCAAGAGACTGAGATATCTCGTCTCACCTGCTCTGGCACAAAGACTTCAACAATTAAAGCTGCTTCACATTAAGGGGTGTGAGAAGATGGAGAAATTGATAGGGGTAGAAGTAGAAGGGAGCACAACTGCATCATTATCGTCATCATCAGGGTCAAGGCAATCAGAACTGACGTGTCTCCCTCACTCACTTCCACATGGAAGAATGTTCCACAACCTTCAAGAATTGATCATTTCTGAATGTAATGGCCTCCATAATCTCTTTTCGTTGAGTGTCGCCCAAGGTCTCTTGCAACTCAATTTTCTCCGTGTCGACGGCTGCCGGAGAATGAAAACAATAATAGCAAAGGAGGCAGACGATGAAGTGGTGGATCAAGGCATGCTTCCAAGGTTAACGGTTTTAATATTACTGGGGTTAGAACAGCTAACAAGCTTCTACCAAGGAGTTGGCGTACTTTTCGATTGGCCTTCCTTGGAATATCTTACAGTGAAGGAGTGTCAGAATTGTCAAAATTTCAAGAAGATTCAAATGGGACCTCACAGCGCTCCAAACCTAAAGGTAATCTTTTCAACCAAAGAATGGTTGGAGGAGGTGGAGTGGGAAGATGAGAGCCTTAAAGCCCGCATTCAACCCCTATTATCTACTTGTAGAATGAGAG GTTTGCAAGCAGCTGGGCGGTTGTTCATCTTTACAACATGTGTTTCGGCTCCTCAAGAACTAGAAAGGTTCAGCACCTTGCTTATTTCTTTGTTTTATATTTATCTTTCCGAGTTCTATATCGTCATG